The following is a genomic window from Anopheles aquasalis chromosome 3, idAnoAquaMG_Q_19, whole genome shotgun sequence.
CTGCGGCactgctcgctgctggtggaagcTCGCTGGTAGGAGGACCACCAGTAagcaccaacatcaccacccCTGGTGGTATGCCGATCGTAAAGCTTGAACGCCCAGAAGAGGACGATAACAACGGTGGTATCGGTTGTGGTGGCGGCAAGTAACCGCAAACGAGGTTGCAGTTGTCCGGTTGTCACAGAATTATAAGGTAACACTTTGTCTGTATGGGGACGAGCAATTTAGCAGTTAAGCAAAAGGAAGGCAAAATCAAGTCTAATACTCAGGAGAGCGCAACCGTTGAACTGTTGCGTTCGCATTAacgagcgaaggaaggaagaagagcatCATGGCATCATGCATTGTCATCCAGCAGCCgatggaaaggggagggagctgcatgtttagttttttttaatcataaaGTTCCGTTTTATCATTAGTTACAATAACGATTGTATTTGATAAACATTTTATGCATTATGCAAGTGGAGGCCCGTGCGtgactgatcgatcgatggcattCGAGAAAGTAGAACGAGTAGAACCAGCCTACtgcgttcgtttttttatgattaGCGCGAGGCAGATATAAGGagataaagagaaagaagcgCCCAACTCACATatacgcacaccaacacacataacAACTCACAACACGTAAAAGGAAGTGAAGGCGGCAGGGCTTTGGCGTCCTAGCTGTCCGGTTtggcatttttatgttttatgcttcgcttCAGAAATCGCCCCCTACCCTGTAGTAGGATCGAATCTTCATAAGGCATAGAAGAGGCATCGATCGTATCCTTTCCATCATTGTGATAAGCCAACGAGAAAAGCAGCTAGTACGTAGTGTTGCTCCTAGTGAACGAAAGAGGTGTGCAGGTGGTTGAATGAAGATGGAGAGAGCAACAGGTTGTGATATAAAATGACATAAACAAACGACATACACACAGATGTACATTTTGAGATGAGCATTGATCGTGGAAACCATCAACAGCTCCAGAAGGTTTTCCTTGTCGACATCGACGGTCGAACACCAACTCGCTGCGTTCAGAGCCTACTCGATGTCTAGGGCCCTTCTCCTTTGCACCCGCACAGCAACTATGTGATATCTTTTCAAACGAATCGAAGTAGACCATTGCAAATTCTTTCACTCGCATGTGGTTGCTGGAGGAGTATGGTCTTCTAACCTCGACCAAGTGGCTGAGGGTTGCAAGTAAACCGAACTATTGATCACATTTACGATTCATTCTGTGTCTCGTCGCTATCTTCTTGTGTGACTGATAAGATGACTCTCTTCATCATGGATAGGATTTGCGGGGCTGATTATGTCTTTGTGTTGCCACATTACAAGACACATCGACGGCCTTCCTTTGCAAACGGAGGATCCATATTCAAACTTTCTAAACGAATCCATTTACGATGCAATGGTATGTCACaatgagaatgatgatgatgatgcgtgtgTACTGATAACTGCGTGTGACATTGGGGCTGtgataattgatttatgttttatttactgCAAGTGTGGCATGGTGTGTACTACCTATCTGCTGCACCGCCAGCACATTAATGTTCCAAATGTTGCAATCTGGTCAATGGAATGGGGTGGTTTTAACTTGATCGAAATTCGTTTTGATTCTCAGGAAGTTTCTTATTAGAggaaccgcaacagcagcatctcatcCGGCGTTCGGTATTTGGTGGCGCTTCTTGACACACGCGCGTTACCCAATTACTCCCTCGCTACTGTCCCACAAAACAGAGCATACAGAGTGAATGAGATTCCACGGAATGCAGAAAAATCAGAAGTGTTGACTTTGATCATCATTGATGTGACGGGGGGCGCGCGGAAACGAGTTATATTTTAGCCAACTAGATACAAGCAAGCCTACCTGTTTAAGATATTAGTAGTGTCGTGCACAGGTGCGCTTAACAACATAACATccctctgtgtgcgtgcgtgtgtacgtgtgtaacCTTGTGTAGAACCTGCGCTAGCGTGTGTCTGTCTCTTGTGTGTGTTGTGAAGTCGAATCCGCTGGCAGCTGTAGCTGAGAAAGGTAGAAAATGTATACTAGGATGAAAAAAAGTAATGACCCGATTACTGCTGCTATACCAGAGCATAtaagtgtttgtgtgtgttttagaCACGatcgcgttttgttttgtgtgttatatgtgtaaatatatatatgtatgtaaGTGCTTCCATGGCTCGGTTTACACCTGCTGGCCTATGGCCACGTTATGCTGGAGTATTAGGTTCAACCTACGTTCCCTGATAGTAGCAGAGACGGTGGTAACAATGCTGGCTGGACGCATTTTTCCAGTGATCTCCTGCGGAAAGATGCCACCAAAAACGCGCAAACGCCTCACATTAAAACCTCTGGGGTGGCCGGACATGCACATTAATGACTTGCGCGATAGCGTAGTGCAGAAACACACAGTCACAGGTTTTTAGGTGCACATACAGTATGTTcctaaagaaaaagaagaaaaaaagaagataatgATAAGCTaaagctgctgttgcgatgCTTGTCATAAAAGGCACAGACTCTCAATGTTGTAGCAATAGATGTATGCGGCTCAACAATGtatgcgacagagagagagagaagacagagacagagaaatcAAAAGTAGTTCATAGAAGCATCGAACAGCATTGGCTAAGAGCTATTATGCACAGAATAGTCTAGAAAACAATGGTATGAATAATGACCATTaatactactattactacttcCACTACTtaccatcaatcaatcagctgTTGGAGTTGGTACTTTTCTAGTAGTTGGccgaaacaaataaaaaaaaacaagcttcACATAAAGTCGTTAAGCAACAGCCAGTAGTTAACCACAAGTGTAGCACAAAGATACGAACAGAAACTTCagtagcaaaaacaaacaaaaacagaagacAGAATGttatataaaaaaagacaCTAAAGCGTGCAAATAGAGAAGCTAAACTGTTATAAACAGAGCATAGAAGGCAGAGGAAAAATGGcattaaaacacacacagacagacacaagaCAAGTGCAACTAAAGAGGATGGTTGATGATGGGATGAGGATCGtgtttaaaacataaatcctagtttctttttttgctttgcaagAAGCAGTGAGCATAAAGAGAAAGCGAgtaaagaaagcaaaggaaagaaGTTGAAAAACTTGCAAACTTTTCAACATATTAAAACATACCGACACATACCAGATTGAAATGATGGTTGCTAGGGAAAGTGTAAATGGGCATATACGCGTTAAAGGAGCGAGTAAGTGTATACAGATAAGCGTGGACTAGAGAGCGATCATATATCAAAAAGAAAGGCTTACAGAAAGAGGAGGACTGCATTGACAGCGGAAGGCACCCAACGAGGCGATGAGACGAGATCGAAGCAGACGACGCTCCGCCCGTGAAACGAAAGGCTGAAACAAAAGGATTTATATAGAGGAATTGTTGTTACTGATGTGTAAAGAAACGGTTGTTGAAGTGGCAGCGCACCAACGGCATTGTCCTGTGGTATCCCGGCAGAGTGGCAGCGAAAGGATAAAGAAGAGTGGATCAAACGGAAAAGGGACGACGCTAGTAGCAGGATTAGTGGGAACAGTTGTGTTTGATGGAGAACAGCGTAGAATTATCACGTCACCCAAGTTTTGTATTCTGCGGTCCCACACTTTCTCTCCGCGACCGCGCCTCACCGGTCCCCCCGGGAAGGTGCCCTTTTTATGTGTGTTATGTTGTTGCGTTACTAGTGCGGACGACCAGTGTGGCGGATCATATGCCTAAAAAGAtgatgccgccaccgacgacgacgccatctGTTTCGTTTGTAATGAATGTGGCTGTTAGATGTGGTGTGCCTCAGCGCTTCCCTATTTCAGTTTAGTGGTTAAGTTTGTGACTTAATATGGATATATAGATACTATATACATAAAACCCTATTATAAACACATTttacatgcagcagcagcatctattCGATCGCGCCGATCTGCTTTCCACATTCTTGAGTTTTTGTACCACATCCAGACaaacatgcacgcacacatatacaTACGTATCAAATCACgacgcatcagcagcaccaggacacGCAGCGCAGGGATAAATGGCCGTGAGTTTTATGTTCCGATTAAGAAAccccaatccccccccccccccccacagcaTATAGGCAGTGACATAGAGTTAGATTTCAGTTCCCGGTGTGAGGAGTGAGTGTGCatatgtgtacgtgtgcatgtgtgttgtttgtatgTTTCGAATGGTTCCAATCACTACATTTTgtgtccttttctttttttttttgctgtcccaTCGAGGAAAGGAAGCCCCCCGCCCATCCTATTTTTTTACGCGTTTGTTGTCCTTAGTTAGGCAGTTTCTATTATCTAAACAGAAAGAagtggcagctgctgctgctgtgcgcacATGATTGTGTACGCGCGCTCTCGATCACATCCTCCCTACTAATTACTACTATAACGATCGTGAATCGCGTGAGAAAGTATGAGcgcagaatgatgatgattattattacAGATTGCGGCGATCCGCAGTGGCGGGGGTGGCGTTGGCGTGTGACGAATTGATGAATTGtataaaacaacaatcaataaaagaaaagaaatacttATTAGTGATTCGCTTATACAAACGTTAAGGCTCTATAGTCGCTTGAAGAATAACACTCGAAAGAAATTGTGGTTTGAGCTCTCCTTGCACAACTTATCACACTATTTCGCTAGGTGTTAAACAGCATGGTCATACAATGGTCCATACATACACGAAGTAGattttgtttggtgtttgtggaGCGCACATGCTATGCTTCCTTTTGAATGAAAGGGTCTAACAATCAGTGAAGGAGGATCTGTTTTAGTTCGCCACAGCAAGACAACGCAATAACTAGTTTTGTGATATTTCTTGAGAAAATTATCTTCACCTTTGTGGTGTGTTCACCTGCGCTCGCTGAttgttgtttgatgatgatacaTTATTAGATCCCCGAATTAGCGTGGCATTCAAGGTTGATCTTCACCATTCTTTTTGTTGATCGTTTGAAAGTGTTTGAGAGGGACTAGCATTTTTTACTTCACCTGGATTAGTTTGTGTGCACCACGGTAGCATCTGTCGAGAAGATCGCGAGGCAAGAATCGCGAAGATTTACTTCAAAAACGTGTTTCTTCTCCTACGATCCATAAGGAAAAGACCAAAAAAAGAATCTACTGATTCGACGCGATGTTGCGACGGATAAAAGGCGCAACAAGCGCGTGAAGCTTGATCAGTTTAAGTTCGCAACAGTGCGGCCTCATCGACTAGTTTCGGAGACGATTTTCGGCCCGCGAAATGGTAAGAAACCGTTCGAAATTCCTCAGCCAGAGAAGGTGAATCCCTCCGTAAATTCGATTCCTTATCTTGCCCCTAGAAATGGTCAACATGTTCTGCGTTGGCATTGGCACTTTTATCGCTAGCCAGCGTAGTTCAGCTTGCTCCTACGGCCACCAGCGACGATGGGTTACTGTCTTTCAATGATGAGAGGGACGAGAATGGTTACAGCTTTTCCTACCGTACAAACGATGGCCAGTATCGTCGCGAGGAGGGTGTGATTGATGCGGAAACAGGAGTTCTCCGGGTCAGCGGCCACTACGAGTACACCGACTCGGAGGGAAAAGTCCATTCGTACGACTACGTGGCGGATGAGAATGGATATCGGACGGAACCGGCGATATCATCGGCGATCCCGTTCGCTGGACCAATCGCGAAATCTTTTGAATGCCTActgggtggtgctggctgtggATAATAAAGTGACCGTTTGCAGCAAGCCCTTTTTAAACCAGAGTGCAGTGCGATTTCCGATCACTCCGAAGCAGGCTATGCGTTTTCGAGAAAAAAGTATGTTTAGAACGACTTTCCTGTGGTCGCAATTTTGTGATAAATGGATAACTAAATTGCTGTGTTAGTGGATGCTGCGCTGTGATCGTCAACGCTATCATTTTACGCCTTTTTCGGAAATAAAAGCCACAGTGCAACGAATGTTCGAATCTGTATTCTCAGTGCTCGAGATCACAAACCTGTTTTGTTATTATCCATTTCCACAAATCATAATTGATTTATGGTCGCGACTGGTGTTTAAAAAAGTTCGTATGTTAAGAGCTTCTCTCAAGGTTAGTTGTGCCTCCATGGAAGACGGGTTTTTTGTGGGCCAACGTGTGCCTGTTGGTGGAAGAATTTGCTTGCCGGTTCGTGCTATTGATGCGAGgcgctattttttttaaagaaaggtGAACATCCCAAGCGAGAGGCTCAGCTATTGGCCGGCCTACCTTTGCCTAGACTCCTCGAAAATCGTTAGAAACTGTCCCCTCATCAGCAGGATAGATGCTCAGCAGGCGGCGTAGCAAAGCGATCGAAGATGGAATTGGCGAATGCGGTGGCAGGTTCATGTTCATCCTGTTTGACTATTCGATTGGATGCTAAATGCCTTTAAAAGCCCACGCACAACGGATGTCATCGATTATTGTATGCAAAGATGAGTCTTTCGGTGGTAGACAGGGGTAGAATAGTCTGTGCCTGCGTATGATAGGAAGACTGGCCAAGGTCAAACATTTATAAATTAGGCGAAAGATGAAAGATTAGCATTAAGACAGGAGCCGGCTTGGAGGAGACACTTGTAGCTTGGTGATATGTAGCTTCCACTGTGTTAATGAACATGTACAATGTTTAagaaattcgtttttttttgtcgaataaaaaccacaaacctcACTTCAGTACAGTAGGTCTCACCCTTGCCAGCAGGTCGTTCATCAAAAGTCGGCCAAAAGATCGTCTCCGAAAATGGTAAGAAGCGCGAGTACCCTCGCCCCATCAGCGCAATCGACTGAATCGAACAAATCCATCGGTCACTTGGACCATTTTCTTTGGCAGAAAGTGGCGAAATGCTACTCGTCGGCTGTAGTGCTTCTATCGCTGGCGACGATCGTTCAGACAGCACCAGTGGCAGACAGTAGGCTAGTGTCGTACGTGAATAAGCGCGATGGAAATGGGTACAACTTTGCGTACCCGTAACAGCGACGGTCAGTATCGGAGTGAAATGGGTGTGATCGATCGGAGCACGGGAATCGTTCGAGTCTCGGGGCAGTATGGATACCTGGACAGCACGGGAACGATGTGGGATTATTACTACGTCGCCGATGAGAAGGGATATCGAGTGCAGCGAATCTCGGCAGTTGATTTGAAATACGACGAACAGTTTGACGGACCACCCAAGGGGACGAGTGAGTTGAGCAGAAATCTGCAATGTTCACTTCTAGGTTTATGCTGACCGTTATAGTACCTGCAATCTCGCGTTCGTATGTGCTAGATTTTAAGTGGAAAAGTTGTGGAAAATACACGTGATATTATTATCAGCAGCAGACTTATGGTCATGTTTGTTGAAGTAATTGCTTCTCTTATATTTcctttttcacgattttgCCTTTCTCATTCATTGTTTCGCTTAAGTAGCAGCAATTATCATATGCGCCTTGTAGTAAGGTGTAGGGTTGTGTATTCATAAATGGTCCTAAGCAATAGCATCGCTCCACTCTGGGCTCTCCCTCCTCATCCTTCGGTATCTACAATCGCTAGCCTACAAGATGAAACGCGACGATCAGGAAGgtcagagagagatagagctaAGCGAATGATCTTGCACGGATCACTCAAACGAAGATGATCTCCTGTGATGAACGCTCGCTTTGTCTCGCTCTGCCTCTTGGCCTACCACGCGCTGTCCTTCTTAGCTACGAATATGAAATAGGGACTTGATCACACCATCGATCGTGTGACCATCTTGATTATCATCTAAACAATATTGCCTgtacgctcgctcgttcgctcgctcactgagTCCGAGATCGAGTGAGGATCTTATCTACTCACTCTAACGCATTACGCACTAATAGTTTCACCTACTTGTTGTTGCTTGAAGATCCGCACGTTGTCTTTATTATCTGGTATTAGTTTAGCTTCATTTTCGTCCCATCCAGGCCAACGGTGGAAAGGATACGGACTACTTTCGGGGAGGACGGCGGGCGTgatctcgctccctcgctcctATTACACTTCGTTGGGGAAAAAGTCCTTCAGCAGCGTCGTACGACGCTTCTCGGCAATGTCCATCTGATTCTCGAGCTCACCCCGATCGGTCGTTTCCGCTCGTTCAACCTTCCAGGAGAGATTCTCGATTTCCGCTTCCAACTGGGCCTACAATGGAACAACACAGGAACGTTAGAAAAATGGCACAGGGATCGCTATACTAGGGAGAGGGGGCCGTACCTGCTGATACTCGAACAGTTCCTTGCGTGACTCCATGTAGTAAGCGTACGGGTAGGTGTACTGAAGCGTGTAGCGACACTTGGCGAGCAGGGCGGCCGCATCGAACAGATGCTGCCAATCGATCCACGTGCCCAAACCCTTCATCACCTTCTCGTTGATGCGCGCCTTCATACGATCGAGCGTCTGCTGTTCGAGCTGCAGCGATTTCGAGTGGTTCTCCCATCGTTCGTAGTAATGCAGATACTTTTTCAGTGCTTCGCGGGCCTGTAttcggaagagaaagagagtattTTATTAGGACGCGGACCGAGGACGCAGCAAAACCGCTACCAAACCAACCTGCGCATGCACGGACTCGTGGGCGATATTTGGATTTTCCTTGTAGCGCGAACACTCGTAGTACTCGGAACCGTGGGCCTTCCAATCACCGAGACACATCCAGCAAAAGTCGTGCTTACAGTTGAAGCACTGCATATGATTGCAGCCACCGTTCTTCTCGATGCAGATGTGACACTTGGGACAGTCCTTCGTGTGCGCACTGATGTAGTTTGCCGTCTCGCTATCGTCCGCACACTTCGTTAACCACTTGCGGATGATCTGACAGTCCGTTGGCGCATGATAGTCGGTACCGCACCGGAAGCAGAAGCTCGTTTTGCACACCTTGCAGGTCGCCTTCTTCGGGCTAATGTCCTGGCTGCGGATAATGATCTGTggggaaagaaaacagaaagaaaaaacacaaattccAAATTAATATCCACGGCATCCGGTGCAAGCACTTCTCGACAGCTTACCTGACAGTTGGGCCCTGGACAGAAGCGTAGCTCCGGGTGTGACTTGACGTAATCGGCGAACGCAAACTGTTGATACTTGTCACGCAGGACGGGCCGGTTGAGCAGGTTCAGCACGAGATCTTCGGGCACGCGCACATCGCACCGTTGCTCCATACACTCGATCTGCGTCGAGATGCCCTGACCGATCTGTATCTCAAAGTGCATTGCCCAACAATCACGGCAGAACGAGTGCTGGCAGGAGAGCCGATGGAACTTATCCGTCGACTGTACCGTCACACAAACCGGACACAGCTGCGTCCGGTAGCAGGTTGGCGTTGGTGCGTTGACTATCGTTGTGAAGGTACTACCGGTACTACTCGTGCTGCCAGTGAGATGATGCTGTACTTTGGTGCCATTCCCGCTCGGTCCGGGATGTAaggacaacgacgaggacATTGCAGCGGCGCCGGATGAGGTGGCGGAGGTTGCGACGAACGCAGATGAGGCTGAAGGTACGAGCAGGAAGCTAGGACCACTGATAGTGCCTGCGGTACTGATGGTACTGCTGGCGACggatgtgatggtggtggtggtggccggacaCGGTgctgatgacggtgacgacggccCTGCGacgaccggtggtgctgcctTGATCCGTGCACTGACCAACAGATTGGAGGCATTGTTCCGGTAGCGTTCAATCACTTCCGCCGTATTCCAGCGTGTCTCGTGTAGCAACACCTTGGCCAGCGAAGGTGTAATCTGGAGCTGGGTGCTTAGCTTCTCCACCGGTTCATTCATCAGCTTCTCGACCTCCTCCACATTCAGACACTCGTACACAAAGTACTCCGGATCGGTGCGCTTCGGATCGATCTGCTCGATGTCACAATCTTCACCTAaaaagagagcgcgagaggtACAGGGGAGAATGAGTGGCCGATTAGTGGTTTGCATAATTAAGACGGCGATGttggaaaatattgaaaatgtCACGTCCATGGTTTCTCTGATCTATCTCCCTGGCGTGCATTCGATACCGAAGCCCGGTAAACCTTCGTACTGCATCCTACGGCCGGCTAACCAGTTTTGACACACACTGGTTTTCCTCGGACCAGCGTGTGTGCCATACGGTCACGCACGAACGCGcacgatcatcgcgatcaaAGAATGATCAGCGTTCGATTCGACGACACATTGCCTATCCGGGGGTGGTGCGCGCGAGAAGCAGAGAAGGTCAAGCTATGCCAATCTAATCGCTTTAGTTGGCGCGGTGACGACGAGTGGACGAGAGTTTTAGGTCAATCCAAGGATCACTAGAGCGGAGAATCAATCGCGAAGTAGGcggacgcagcagcaaaagtagaACGACGATTCTGCAGTCCAAACCGTCATCAACAAATCTTATCAATGAACTACTTTGAAAGGAGCTCGCTTATCGCTTTACCCAGGGCCAGGACCTGCTCaccgagcagaagaagcaataCCCATCACGAAGCTAATGCTATTGCCAATGCGAGCTAAACCGAAAGCTCGTGTGACTCTTGGtggttttctttaaaaataaactcttGCCGCTTTGcgttgagcgagcgaggagcgTGTCGACACCTGTCACCTACCgcgccacagcaccagcagcagcagcaggtcttCTTCTAAGTTAATGTCCACTCCAAACCAACGAACATGGAACAGGACCTCACAGAAGCCTTCCTATCGTAGGGCGTTGCTATTTCTGTCGCCAAAAAGGCCCTCTAACTAACGGCGGACGTCTTTGCGGTCCCGAGCAACATCGTACGTCCGTAAATCCGTCGCATTTCGCCCACGACAGACCGCCGGGGGGCCGGGTTTTTCGGACGACATTATGCAATACGCGGTCGGACCCCCCCGCTCTTTATGGGGATTTGGTTGTTGCGCAAGAAAACGCGCGAACCGCACGCGAGGCTGTCTCCGGCGGAGCATTAGGTTCTGACCGGTGAGGGGGGAGGAGGCCTGCTGATTGGATTTATGTGTGGCTTCCTCCTAAGTGTGGTCGTGGGTTGGAGGTCATGGTCAAGGATAGTCACCATCAGGTCACCGAGAAATGTCATGCTGGGCTGTGGGCTGGTGACAGGATTAGGGGCGAATGGCATTTGGCGAATCCGGTAAAGCCTTCACCGTGATGATGGCACATTACTACtatcgcaccccccccccccccggggtggggggttcTACTAATGCAGGTGAGTAAAGGTGGAATGTAAAGATAGCGACAGGGCAGGCTTATCCCCGGGGCTTCGGTTAGTCACACAGTTCCAAAGAAATTCTTTCGAC
Proteins encoded in this region:
- the LOC126579092 gene encoding potential E3 ubiquitin-protein ligase ariadne-2 isoform X2, translated to MQYEGEDCDIEQIDPKRTDPEYFVYECLNVEEVEKLMNEPVEKLSTQLQITPSLAKVLLHETRWNTAEVIERYRNNASNLLVSARIKAAPPVVAGPSSPSSAPCPATTTTITSVASSTISTAGTISGPSFLLVPSASSAFVATSATSSGAAAMSSSLSLHPGPSGNGTKVQHHLTGSTSSTGSTFTTIVNAPTPTCYRTQLCPVCVTVQSTDKFHRLSCQHSFCRDCWAMHFEIQIGQGISTQIECMEQRCDVRVPEDLVLNLLNRPVLRDKYQQFAFADYVKSHPELRFCPGPNCQIIIRSQDISPKKATCKVCKTSFCFRCGTDYHAPTDCQIIRKWLTKCADDSETANYISAHTKDCPKCHICIEKNGGCNHMQCFNCKHDFCWMCLGDWKAHGSEYYECSRYKENPNIAHESVHAQAREALKKYLHYYERWENHSKSLQLEQQTLDRMKARINEKVMKGLGTWIDWQHLFDAAALLAKCRYTLQYTYPYAYYMESRKELFEYQQAQLEAEIENLSWKVERAETTDRGELENQMDIAEKRRTTLLKDFFPNEV
- the LOC126579092 gene encoding potential E3 ubiquitin-protein ligase ariadne-2 isoform X1, which produces MADGESDMEYSSDNDYEFEDYYNSGEDCDIEQIDPKRTDPEYFVYECLNVEEVEKLMNEPVEKLSTQLQITPSLAKVLLHETRWNTAEVIERYRNNASNLLVSARIKAAPPVVAGPSSPSSAPCPATTTTITSVASSTISTAGTISGPSFLLVPSASSAFVATSATSSGAAAMSSSLSLHPGPSGNGTKVQHHLTGSTSSTGSTFTTIVNAPTPTCYRTQLCPVCVTVQSTDKFHRLSCQHSFCRDCWAMHFEIQIGQGISTQIECMEQRCDVRVPEDLVLNLLNRPVLRDKYQQFAFADYVKSHPELRFCPGPNCQIIIRSQDISPKKATCKVCKTSFCFRCGTDYHAPTDCQIIRKWLTKCADDSETANYISAHTKDCPKCHICIEKNGGCNHMQCFNCKHDFCWMCLGDWKAHGSEYYECSRYKENPNIAHESVHAQAREALKKYLHYYERWENHSKSLQLEQQTLDRMKARINEKVMKGLGTWIDWQHLFDAAALLAKCRYTLQYTYPYAYYMESRKELFEYQQAQLEAEIENLSWKVERAETTDRGELENQMDIAEKRRTTLLKDFFPNEV